The Thermovirga sp. genome contains a region encoding:
- a CDS encoding DnaJ domain-containing protein, with the protein MKFRDYYEILGVPRNASQKDIQKAYRKLARKYHPDVNKEADAENRFKEINEAYEVLRDAEKRKKYDTLGANWKDGQDFSPPPGWEGAFQFGGGGGGSPFSDFFEALFGNLGGFTTMEGQPFHGRSLRRRGRNLESKIELTLDEIASGGKKRVEFEVLARGADGRARRSRKSLEVTIPRGVTQGSRIRLAGQGEKGSGGGPAGDLYLEVEVVKDPCFEIEGQDLRTTVDITPWDAALGGSVQVPVLGGSVTMKIPAGTQSGQVLRIRGKGLPGRGDCAGNILVTVKIAVPRKLTDRERELFEALKKESAFKPETKIRKR; encoded by the coding sequence ATGAAGTTCAGGGATTACTACGAGATCCTCGGAGTGCCGAGGAACGCGTCGCAGAAGGATATACAGAAGGCTTACAGGAAACTCGCGAGGAAATACCACCCAGACGTCAACAAGGAGGCCGACGCTGAAAACCGCTTCAAGGAGATCAACGAAGCCTACGAGGTTCTCCGCGACGCCGAAAAAAGAAAGAAGTACGACACCCTCGGGGCTAATTGGAAGGATGGGCAGGACTTCTCTCCTCCCCCCGGATGGGAAGGGGCCTTCCAGTTCGGCGGCGGGGGCGGCGGCAGTCCCTTCAGCGACTTCTTCGAGGCCCTCTTCGGCAACCTGGGGGGGTTCACCACCATGGAAGGGCAACCCTTCCATGGGCGTTCCCTTCGCCGTCGCGGCCGGAACCTGGAGTCGAAAATTGAACTGACCCTCGATGAGATAGCCTCCGGGGGGAAGAAGCGCGTCGAGTTCGAGGTCCTCGCCCGGGGCGCCGACGGGCGCGCCCGCAGGAGTCGCAAGTCCCTCGAGGTCACTATCCCCAGGGGGGTGACCCAGGGTTCGAGGATCCGCCTTGCCGGCCAGGGTGAAAAGGGAAGCGGCGGCGGCCCTGCCGGTGATCTCTACCTCGAGGTAGAAGTCGTTAAGGATCCCTGCTTCGAGATCGAAGGCCAGGACCTCCGCACGACCGTGGACATCACCCCCTGGGACGCCGCCCTCGGAGGGAGCGTCCAGGTTCCCGTCCTGGGTGGCTCGGTGACGATGAAGATCCCCGCGGGGACCCAGAGCGGCCAGGTGCTCAGGATCAGGGGCAAGGGGCTGCCCGGCAGGGGGGACTGCGCCGGGAACATACTGGTCACCGTGAAGATCGCCGTGCCCAGGAAACTCACGGACAGGGAACGGGAGCTCTTCGAGGCGCTGAAAAAGGAGTCGGCGTTCAAACCCGAGACTAAAATCAGAAAGCGATAG